From Arachis stenosperma cultivar V10309 chromosome 2, arast.V10309.gnm1.PFL2, whole genome shotgun sequence, one genomic window encodes:
- the LOC130961997 gene encoding uncharacterized protein LOC130961997 isoform X3, translated as MRCLLNFVASSNYLEKANSFMKHFRPLKPQHLTKERHSFMKSNPNLKSLWLDNCLFDKLVESQEKSSSDGNENIGVVPKLKTLRLTNLSCLKEIGFEHDAILQRIESLLLENCPKLDTIVPSKEGIRFNFLTNLEVVDCRCMKYVMPLSTAKSLGQLVTMKVTNCESLKEIIVSDDQIVDKDKEVNEQSRTNNKIVFKQMKALELVSLKNLESFCSSEICSLEFPLLEKFVVSACPTMEKFSEKEIKTMPTIMQKVYVVRDEEKRLCWDGDLRATVKHIYDKQKYYEGMDKISVSEHSVLEEGWKTEKALDKGWFYSLKTLTLERCKFESFAIPSFVLRCLKSLKELEVRNCKNITCIFEMNDIKGTFQLEKLTLEELPNVTHVWPQQDKQNDSRFRNLQQVFVKSCRKLKALFPVAIATNLKMLEQLEVHFCDELLEIVEKDRVGGGETKKFVFLYLTRLRLYNLPQLEHFYDGMFTLECPELNYLYPFNCVKFELFQTPQENSSPITRPGLFSNIKGISKVKTLSMKSKDTSVLKSWLQQSEDLELEYLRGLMLTFDDDVNNEYSTLQCEIIGRRTPKLERMGIMNSTSLRKILCPSQNHKFLEHLDYMGLESLLELSSIGGLEYLSKLQKFGVFQCPLLRTIEQYPPSLKKLNVAGCHGLQCLFTSSAAKSLTHLEELYVYDCKSLKDIVRKEQGEETATEEIIFQQLKSISLQYLECLECFYQGNAALKLPSLAQAKIWKCPKMIIFSQQLRQEDPSEKVSVSFHSGADKSEVQLTHYHELNLAVGAQFLNQTRLFLNDYPEMQGKWVGASGIPVEWSFNYLKYLEVEGCDFLTNAVLPSHLLPLLSNLERLTVKKCKRVAAIFDVKDTPPEHDDPNKIVKIPVKKIILEELPILTHVWNNDPKASLSFPSLEKVIVEECKSIKSLFPASVPRDNLQHLHVRNCGELEEIVTIPQDANNKEISMLFPKLTWLVLWALPELRSICSGMYSLLDQSVVLTRLYVFGCPRLTVFPADIQNSDPRGEDCFATDDDKHSFVSSAQKVITSNFVELVLSKEDVRMIEKGLLHVDLQNLNYLGLDSFNDNESDEFPDVFFSKVSLPKLTEIQLVDCAFKDIFRPKGPDIDYSKILSQLKCLEINKLHNLYSMGFENPWMAPLLEMLETLNVSECTLLTNLAASSAVSFFYLTELKVENCAGLKYLFTSSTAKSLGALRELSITKCELLEAVVAHEERDKPEDMILLTNLGICLSTSYHNLKAFTQGIQLCISRGYIVVYCARSLSAIR; from the exons ATGAGGTGTCTATTGAACTTTGTGGCAAGCTCGAACTATTTAGAGAAAGCCAACTCTTTCATGAAACATTTCCGTCCTCTCAAGCCGCAACATCTGACCAAGGAACGCCACTCTTTCATGAAAAG CAATCCTAATTTGAAGAGCCTATGGCTGGACAATTGTCTCTTTGACAAGTTGGTGGAGTCTCAAGAAAAGTCCTCTTCCGATGGAAATGAAAACATAGGAGTTGTTCCAAAGCTAAAAACCTTGAGGTTAACCAACTTGTCTTGTCTTAAGGAGATTGGCTTTGAACATGACGCAATTCTTCAAAGAATAGAGTCATTGCTTTTAGAGAATTGTCCTAAATTGGATACTATAGTGCCTTCAAAGGAGGGAATACGTTTCAATTTCTTGACCAATTTGGAAGTAGTAGATTGTAGATGCATGAAATATGTAATGCCACTTTCAACAGCTAAAAGCTTGGGTCAACTCGTCACAATGAAGGTAACCAATTGTGAATCTCTGAAGGAAATTATTGTATCAGATGATCAAATAgtagataaagataaagaagtCAATGAACAGAGCAGGACTAATAATAAGATAGTTTTTAAACAAATGAAAGCTCTTGAACTTGTATCTTTGAAGAATCTTGAAAGTTTCTGCAGTTCCGAGATTTGTTCTCTTGAGTTTCCATTATTGGAGAAATTCGTGGTGAGTGCTTGCCCCACAATGGAAAAGTTCtctgaaaaagaaatcaaaaccatgccaacaattatgcagaaagtgtACGTTGTACGTGATGAAGAGAAGAGATTGTGCTGGGATGGTGATTTACGAGCCACAGTAAAACATATATACGACAAGCAG AAATATTATGAAGGTATGGACAAAATAAGTGTTTCCGAGCATTCGGTACTTGAAGAAGGCTGGAAGACTGAAAAAGCTCTTGACAAAGGTTGGTTTTACAGTTTGAAGACTTTGACGTTGGAAAGGTGTAAATTTGAATCATTTGCAATTCCATCGTTTGTTCTTCGATGTTTGAAGAGCCTAAAAGAATTGGAAGTGCGAAATTGTAAAAACATCACATGCATTTTTGAAATGAATGACATCAAGGGAACATTCCAGTTGGAGAAGCTCACTTTGGAAGAGCTACCAAATGTGACTCACGTGTGGCCCCAACAGGATAAACAAAATGACAGCCGCTTTCGAAATCTGCAGCAGGTGTTTGTCAAGTCTTGTAGAAAACTGAAAGCCTTGTTTCCTGTAGCCATAGCTACAAATCTTAAGATGCTTGAGCAACTTGAAGTACATTTTTGTGATGAGTTGCTAGAAATTGTTGAGAAAGATAGAGTTGGAGGTGgtgaaacaaaaaaatttgtgtttcttTATCTAACACGGTTGAGATTGTATAACTTGCCGCAACTCGAACACTTTTATGATGGAATGTTCACTTTGGAGTGTCCAGAGTTAAACTATTTGTATCCGTTCAACTGCGTCAAATTTGAACTATTTCAGACACCACAAGAAAATAGCTCTCCAATTACTAGACCAGGCCTTTTCTCAAATATAAAG GGCATTTCCAAGGTGAAAACTTTGAGCATGAAATCGAAGGACACTTCGGTGCTAAAGTCATGGTTACAGCAGTCCGAGGATCTTGAACTTGAATATTTAAGGGGACTAATGTTAACCTTTGATGATGATGTGAATAATGAGTACTCTACTTTGCAGTGTGAAATAATTGGGAGGCGGACACCCAAGTTAGAGAGAATGGGCATTATGAATTCCACAAGCCTCAGGAAGATATTGTGCCCCTctcaaaatcacaagttccttGAACACTTAGATTACATGGGCCTAGAAAGCCTACTTGAGCTAAGCTCCATTGGCGGGTTAGAGTACTTGTCAAAGCTCCAGAAATTCGGTGTTTTTCAATGTCCACTTTTGAGGACAATAGAACAATATCCCCCCAGTTTGAAAAAATTGAATGTGGCAGGATGTCATGGATTACAGTGTTTATTCACATCCTCAGCAGCTAAAAGCTTAACGCACCTTGAGGAGTTGTACGTTTATGATTGTAAATCATTGAAAGACATAGTGCGAAAAGAGCAAGGTGAAGAAACAGCCACAGAAGAGATCATTTTTCAGCAGCTAAAAAGCATAAGTCTTCAATATTTGGAATGCCTGGAATGCTTTTATCAAGGCAATGCTGCCTTAAAGTTACCCTCTCTGGCTCAGGCGAAGATATGGAAGTGCCCCAAGATGATCATTTTCTCTCAACAATTGAGACAAGAAGATCCTTCAGAAAAAGTCAGCGTTTCTTTCCACAGCGGAGCTGACAAATCGGAGGTCCAACTAACTCATTATCATGAACTCAACCTTGCAGTAGGAGCCCAGTTCTTAAATCAG ACACGTTTATTTCTGAATGATTATCCTGAAATGCAAGGAAAATGGGTTGGCGCATCAGGAATCCCAGTTGAGTGGTCTTTTAACTACTTAAAATATTTGGAGGTGGAAGGTTGTGACTTTTTGACAAATGCAGTGCTCCCATCTCATTTGCTTCCTCTTCTGAGTAATTTGGAAAGGCTGACAGTGAAGAAATGTAAACGTGTTGCGGCAATATTTGATGTGAAAGACACACCACCAGAACACGATGATCCAAACAAGATTGTTAAGATTCCCGTGAAGAAGATCATTTTGGAGGAGCTTCCAATTCTGACTCATGTTTGGAACAATGATCCCAAAGCAAGTCTCAGCTTTCCATCTCTGGAGAAAGTCATTGTTGAGGAATGTAAAAGCATAAAAAGTTTATTTCCAGCATCAGTTCCCAGAGACAACCTACAGCATTTACATGTGAGAAACTGTGGGGAGTTAGAGGAGATTGTTACAATTCCCCAAGATGCAAATAATAAAGAGATTAGTATGTTATTCCCCAAATTGACCTGGCTGGTGCTATGGGCTTTGCCAGAGCTGAGATCCATTTGTTCTGGAATGTACAGTTTGTTAGATCAGTCCGTTGTCTTAACAAGATTATACGTTTTTGGTTGTCCAAGGCTCACAGTTTTTCCAGCAGATATTCAGAATTCAGATCCACGGGGTGAAGATTGTTTTGCAACTGATGATGACAAACACAGCTTTGTTTCTTCTGCACAAAAG GTTATTACATCCAATTTTGTGGAACTAGTGCTGAGTAAGGAAGATGTTAGAATGATTGAGAAAGGACTACTTCATGTGGACCTCCAAAACTTAAATTACTTGGGACTGGATAGCTTCAATGATAATGAGTCAGATGAATTTCCAGATGTTTTCTTTTCAAAGGTGTCACTACCGAAATTAACGGAGATTCAGCTGGTAGATTGCGCCTTTAAAGATATATTCCGTCCAAAAGGGCCTGACATTGATTATTCCAAAATCCTCTCGCAGCTTAAATGTTTGGAGATTAACAAATTACACAACCTCTATTCGATGGGGTTTGAGAACCCCTGGATGGCCCCCCTTCTTGAAATGCTAGAAACGTTGAACGTTTCGGAATGCACCTTGTTGACAAACTTGGCAGCATCATCTGCTGTGTCTTTCTTCTATCTCACTGAGCTGAAGGTAGAGAATTGCGCAGGATTGAAATATTTGTTCACATCTTCAACTGCCAAAAGTTTGGGTGCACTGCGAGAATTGTCCATTACCAAGTGTGAATTATTGGAGGCAGTAGTGGCTCATGAAGAGAGAGATAAACCAGAAGATATGATACTATTAACTAACCTTGGTATTTGTCTCTCAACGAGTTACCACAACTTGAAAGCTTTTACACAGGGAATTCAACTTTGTATTTCCCGAGGCTATATAGTAGTTTATTGTGCACGATCACTAAGTGCAATAAGATGA